From a region of the Janthinobacterium sp. 61 genome:
- a CDS encoding cell wall metabolism sensor histidine kinase WalK, whose product MVRNWHRSIAARLALGYGVLVVVSISIVCAVFYFGTIGVLDRSVDRKLTLLSERLAALYQQGGSNRTTAEIAHLLTDRTDSDTEIFLLVDADGRRVAGNLSSWPDLASPVGRLLHRDVTREGRRVPARMLIRDLADGARLFVGRDMEEGKSIRSLVLRSLAYGGGVAILLVVAGAWLFRRQIEARIGQIRRTAGEIEAGDLSRRIPVASEDEFGLLSRDINRMLDRIEHLMEGVRHVSNAIAHDLRTPLARIRNKLDGALRQQQGVAGFESAAQAAIDDIDDLTRVFDKLLQIAAAESGMRPENFDDIDLHQIAADIVEMYEATADEQGVLLVQMYGEGVPARGDRNLLGSALASLVDNAIKYAGPGATVEVSAGSDEQGSWLAVRDNGPGVPAEELPKLTQRFYRLDKSRHLPGNGLGLSIVAAIAALHGGSLEIEDAAPGLRLRFRLDGFAVR is encoded by the coding sequence ATGGTGCGTAACTGGCACCGATCGATCGCGGCCCGCCTGGCGCTTGGCTATGGCGTGCTGGTGGTCGTGTCGATCAGCATTGTCTGCGCCGTATTCTATTTTGGCACCATCGGCGTGCTGGACCGCAGCGTGGACCGCAAGCTGACCCTGCTCTCGGAGCGCCTTGCCGCGCTGTACCAGCAGGGCGGCAGCAACCGCACGACGGCGGAAATCGCCCATCTGCTCACCGACCGCACCGACAGCGACACGGAGATCTTCTTGCTGGTGGACGCCGATGGCCGCCGCGTGGCGGGCAATCTGTCGTCGTGGCCCGACCTTGCCAGCCCCGTCGGCCGCCTGCTGCACCGCGACGTCACGCGCGAAGGTCGCAGGGTGCCCGCGCGCATGCTGATCCGCGACCTGGCGGACGGCGCGCGCCTGTTCGTTGGACGCGACATGGAGGAGGGCAAGTCGATCCGCTCCCTGGTGCTGCGCTCGCTGGCCTATGGCGGCGGGGTGGCCATCTTGCTGGTGGTGGCAGGCGCCTGGCTGTTTCGCCGTCAGATCGAGGCGCGCATCGGGCAAATCCGCCGCACGGCGGGAGAAATCGAGGCAGGCGACCTGAGCAGGCGTATTCCCGTGGCCAGCGAGGATGAATTCGGCTTGTTGAGCCGCGATATCAACCGCATGCTTGATCGCATCGAACACCTGATGGAAGGCGTGCGCCACGTGTCGAACGCCATTGCGCACGACTTGCGCACGCCGCTGGCGCGCATCCGCAACAAGCTCGATGGCGCCTTGCGCCAGCAGCAGGGCGTGGCCGGCTTTGAGAGCGCGGCGCAGGCGGCCATCGACGACATCGACGACCTGACGCGCGTGTTCGACAAGCTGCTGCAGATCGCGGCCGCCGAATCGGGCATGCGCCCCGAGAATTTCGATGACATCGACCTGCATCAGATCGCTGCCGACATCGTGGAAATGTACGAGGCGACGGCCGACGAGCAGGGCGTGCTGCTGGTGCAGATGTATGGCGAGGGCGTGCCGGCGCGCGGCGACCGCAACCTGCTGGGCAGCGCGCTGGCCAGCCTGGTCGACAACGCCATCAAGTATGCGGGGCCGGGCGCCACGGTGGAAGTGTCGGCCGGCAGCGATGAGCAGGGCAGCTGGCTGGCTGTGCGCGACAACGGCCCCGGCGTGCCAGCGGAAGAACTGCCGAAGCTGACGCAGCGTTTTTACCGGCTCGACAAGAGTCGCCACCTGCCCGGCAATGGCCTGGGCCTGTCCATCGTCGCGGCCATCGCGGCCCTGCATGGCGGCAGCCTGGAGATCGAGGATGCGGCGCCGGGCTTGCGGCTGCGTTTCAGACTGGACGGTTTTGCTGTCCGCTAA
- a CDS encoding winged helix-turn-helix domain-containing protein, with protein MRCLVIEDEAETSRYICAGLREAGHDVTACDNGIDGMRLACGEDWDALVLDRLLPGEIDGLAIVARLRGMGRNTPVLVLSALSSVDERVRGLRSGGDDYLSKPFAIAELLARIEALLRRAAPVPESTQLQVADLVLDMRTMRVTRANRQIALQPREFRLLEYLMRHQGQSVTRAMLLEAVWDYHFDPQTNVIDVQVSRLRTKVDKEFSPPLIHTVRGVGYTLGVIDGA; from the coding sequence GTGCGCTGCCTGGTCATCGAAGACGAAGCCGAAACTTCCCGTTACATTTGTGCCGGCCTTCGCGAGGCGGGCCACGACGTCACCGCCTGCGACAATGGCATCGACGGCATGCGCCTGGCCTGCGGCGAAGACTGGGATGCGCTGGTGCTCGACCGCCTGCTGCCCGGCGAGATCGACGGCCTGGCCATCGTCGCGCGTCTGCGCGGCATGGGCCGCAACACGCCCGTGCTGGTGCTGTCGGCCCTGTCCAGCGTCGACGAGCGCGTGCGCGGCCTACGCAGCGGCGGAGACGATTACCTGTCCAAGCCGTTCGCCATCGCCGAACTGCTGGCCCGCATCGAGGCGCTGCTGCGGCGCGCCGCGCCCGTCCCCGAATCGACGCAGCTGCAGGTGGCCGACCTGGTGCTCGACATGCGCACCATGCGCGTGACGCGCGCCAACCGGCAAATCGCCCTGCAACCGCGCGAATTTCGCCTGCTGGAATACCTGATGCGCCACCAGGGCCAGTCCGTCACGCGCGCCATGCTGCTCGAAGCCGTGTGGGACTACCATTTCGACCCGCAGACGAACGTCATCGACGTGCAGGTGAGCCGTTTGCGCACCAAGGTGGACAAGGAATTTTCGCCGCCGCTGATCCACACGGTGCGCGGCGTCGGCTACACCTTGGGCGTGATCGATGGTGCGTAA